TGAATCCGCGAATGTCCCTCGTCGCGCCGATCTTCATGCCGATTCCCTCACAATCAACTTCGTCGCAAGGTGCACCCGCCGCCCCGGCGGCTCCTTCTTATCGATTATCGCCAGCACCATCTCCACCGCGCTGTGGATCATCTGCCGGCGGTCCTGAGCGATCGTCGTCAGCGACGGACAACAGTACGCCCCCGCCTCCGTCCCGTCGATCCCGATCACCGCCACCTCATCCGGTACAACCACCTTCTCGTCCCGCAGCCCGCGCAAAAATCCCATCGCCCCGTGATCGCATGAGTAGATCACCGCGGTAGGGCGGTCCGCCCTGCGGGCAAACTCCCGGCCGCACTGACGCGAGTCCTCGGGTACGCTCCGGCCGACCAGCACCTCGGGTTCAGTCCCATGCCCCCGGCACGCCGCGTCAAACGCCCTCAGCTTGCCGTCAACCGCCGGATTGACCGAACGTGAACGGACATATGCGACCCGCCGATGCCCCTTGTCGGCCAGCCGCGAAATCGCCTCCTCCATCCCCGGCTGCCAGTCCGACGCCACCGACGAGAGCCCCTCGACCTCGTCCGACATTGTCACCAGCGGATACTTCTCAGCCAGGATCTGACGGTAAAGCGGACTGTCCGGCTGGAACGCCGACCCGCCGAACAGAATCACCCCGTCAACCCCCCGTCCCATAAGGGTTTGCAGGCAATCCAGGTCGTTCTCCCCCGTCCGCCACGGCGTCACCGAAATCAGCAGGTGATACCCCCGATCCTCAACCTCCCGAAGCGCCATATCCGCCAACTCGTTGTAGTGCGGCGAGATGATCTGACCGCACTGAAAACCGATCGTGTTCGTCCGACCCGTCACCAGCGCCCGGGCCGAAAAAGACGGCCGGTAGTTCAGCTCCCGCGCCACCGACAAAACCCGCTGACGAGTCTCCTCCGATATCCGTATCCCCGATCGCTTGCGATTCAAAACGTACGCAACCGTCGTCTTCGTCACCCCCACCCGACGGGCAATGTCCGAAAGCGTCGCTGCCATCGGAAAAATGCTCCTAAATGCCTGAAAAGACCAGCGTTATACCAGTTGACGTCAGCATTGATCGATACACGTTTACCGTTTAACGCCACCATCGTACCAAATCCGCCTCGCTCTGTCAATAGGGGGATAGTCCCGGAAGAACAACGGAAAAGCGCACCGCCCGGACCCGATGCGGCAGACCCTTACCGCCGATGCGGCTGCTTGCCCGACTGCCATGCCTCGACGATCCGCCGCCCCGACGGCCACTGAAACGCCAGGCAAACCAGCGTCACCAGCCACAGCGGCAGCAGCAAACCCGCGTTCCCGCCCAGCAGGATCACCACCAGCATGAACATCCCGGTCCCCTCAGCCAGCGCCGACCCGATCACCCGAAACGAAAACACCTTCACCGCCGCCGCCGATACGCTCTCCTGGCCGCCCACCTTCCGCCGCTCCAACGACCGCAGCACCACCCCGCCCACGATCGGCGCCGCCACCGAAACCGCCGCCATCACTTCGAGCATCCGCAGCGCCACAGCCTCCGACGCCAGCGGACCCATCGAAAGCGCGACGATCAGAAAAACGACCTCCCCAAACGCCATCGCCCCAATGATAAGCCGCAGCGTCAACACCTGCGGCCGAACCTCATCCACTAACGCATCCGGCGATTTCCGCAACTCCGTCATCTCGGGCTCCTCGATCACACGCCCGCGTCCGCTGATCCCGCCACAACCTCACGACGAACGCCAACCCGCAATACCTTCAACGCCCCCCCGTCATCGCGATCAGCCGCTCCGCGTTCCCGCAAAACAGCTTCTCGATCTCCGCCCGCCCGTAACCGTGCCGCCGCACCGCCCGCCGAAACGCCCGCAGCGACTCGTACCGCACAAACGTCATCTCCGGATTGCAGTGCGAAAGCCCCAGCGTGTGATTCCCCTCGTTCAGCTCCGCCCACGCGTACCCGAACGTGATGTACTTCCCGCGCGTGATCCCCACCGGTACGTCGTCGCTTCCGTACATCACCCGCTCCGGACCCGCGACCGATAGCAGCACGTCCATCGCGTCCGCGTCGCACACCGATGAAATCTCATACCACAAATTCGGCATCTCCCTCAGCCGCTCAGCCGCCAGCAGCAGCGGCCGATCGTAATAGCTCCGTGCGCAGTGCGCCAAAACCCACTGCACCCGCGGATATTTCCGCGTCAACGCCTCCAGATCCTCCAGATTCTCCGGATCGGCGATCGACCGCGACTTGCTCAGGTGCAGCATCACCATCAACCCGAACCGGTCCAGCACCTCGATCTGATATTCCGGCAGAAAATCGCAGATCCGGCACTCCACCGCGTCCCCGCTCACCGCGTGCATCCGGTACGGCTTCGCCCCGGCAAATCCCTGCCGCGCCACCCGCTCCGCCATCGCCTCACCCGTCAACTCCGGCCTCACCAGCATCAACCCCGCCGACTTCGCATCCCGACCCGCCTGCTCAGCCAGATAGTCGTTCCCCTGATCCAGC
This sequence is a window from Phycisphaerae bacterium. Protein-coding genes within it:
- a CDS encoding amidohydrolase family protein; its protein translation is MGLQIGLREIDRRIWDEELAGFVPDRVIDAHTHVYDWTPEVWRRAGNAAPEGPFATYPLADWETLEAIDRMLFPGREVHRIAFGNPLQVCPLDQGNDYLAEQAGRDAKSAGLMLVRPELTGEAMAERVARQGFAGAKPYRMHAVSGDAVECRICDFLPEYQIEVLDRFGLMVMLHLSKSRSIADPENLEDLEALTRKYPRVQWVLAHCARSYYDRPLLLAAERLREMPNLWYEISSVCDADAMDVLLSVAGPERVMYGSDDVPVGITRGKYITFGYAWAELNEGNHTLGLSHCNPEMTFVRYESLRAFRRAVRRHGYGRAEIEKLFCGNAERLIAMTGGR
- a CDS encoding LacI family transcriptional regulator → MAATLSDIARRVGVTKTTVAYVLNRKRSGIRISEETRQRVLSVARELNYRPSFSARALVTGRTNTIGFQCGQIISPHYNELADMALREVEDRGYHLLISVTPWRTGENDLDCLQTLMGRGVDGVILFGGSAFQPDSPLYRQILAEKYPLVTMSDEVEGLSSVASDWQPGMEEAISRLADKGHRRVAYVRSRSVNPAVDGKLRAFDAACRGHGTEPEVLVGRSVPEDSRQCGREFARRADRPTAVIYSCDHGAMGFLRGLRDEKVVVPDEVAVIGIDGTEAGAYCCPSLTTIAQDRRQMIHSAVEMVLAIIDKKEPPGRRVHLATKLIVRESA